A genomic segment from Dethiosulfovibrio russensis encodes:
- a CDS encoding KH domain-containing protein — protein MPDYGALVEYVARALVTKPEMVQVSSQTVEDGTVKVLVEVDSDDIGRMIGRRGATINAIRQVVRAAAVKSSERVDVDVRED, from the coding sequence GTGCCTGATTACGGTGCCCTGGTCGAGTATGTCGCTCGGGCCTTGGTCACGAAACCCGAGATGGTTCAGGTGTCATCTCAGACGGTGGAGGATGGCACCGTGAAGGTTCTGGTGGAAGTCGATTCCGACGATATAGGTCGTATGATCGGTCGTAGGGGGGCAACCATCAACGCTATTCGTCAGGTAGTACGGGCCGCTGCCGTCAAGTCCAGCGAGCGGGTCGACGTGGACGTTAGGGAGGATTAA
- a CDS encoding lactate utilization protein, which yields MSEKQASAFDDIRTEWKNRLGTTIVKALEGRGYGAAYVSTKEEALKAVLKLIPEGASVGVPGTVTIREIGAFEALEKKGHTVHHHWDPSLTAEGKKQKLKDELSSDVFLTSTNAVTIDGKMVNIDGTGNRLAGMCWTGGKIIYVVGINKVCKDVESAMQRVRDVATPMNAIRLGLDVPCAKLGYHIGCPVPKTVCRALLIMENPTMGRESHVILVGEDLGY from the coding sequence ATGAGCGAAAAACAGGCATCCGCTTTCGACGACATCCGGACAGAGTGGAAAAATCGTCTGGGAACTACGATCGTCAAAGCTCTGGAGGGACGCGGCTATGGAGCCGCATACGTAAGCACTAAGGAAGAAGCGCTGAAAGCGGTGCTTAAACTCATCCCCGAGGGCGCATCCGTAGGGGTGCCTGGTACCGTAACCATAAGGGAGATAGGAGCCTTTGAGGCCTTAGAGAAAAAGGGACACACGGTGCACCATCACTGGGATCCTTCTTTGACCGCCGAGGGGAAAAAACAGAAACTAAAGGACGAGCTGTCAAGCGATGTATTTCTTACCAGCACAAACGCCGTGACCATAGACGGGAAGATGGTGAACATCGATGGCACCGGCAACAGGCTGGCCGGCATGTGCTGGACCGGAGGAAAGATAATCTACGTCGTGGGGATAAACAAGGTCTGCAAAGACGTTGAATCGGCCATGCAAAGGGTAAGAGACGTAGCCACTCCGATGAACGCCATCAGACTCGGATTGGACGTTCCCTGTGCCAAGCTGGGGTATCACATAGGTTGCCCCGTTCCCAAAACGGTATGTAGGGCTCTACTGATAATGGAAAACCCGACCATGGGACGGGAATCCCACGTCATCCTGGTAGGCGAAGACCTTGGATATTAG
- a CDS encoding asparaginase produces MPNRGKIALVMAGGEIGMRYSERKNGHTPEVTAEEMLQWLPPEMAEEIHLVDWSHQASSHYSIRMTSDLMDILNKLVIDGIQGIVITCGTDTIEEMAYLADLMWAYPQPVIFTGATYPSDVIGTDSSVNLYQALLSARSQACWGAGVLVCIQDCIFAASEITQESNYRRSGFVALDRGPVGEIIGEDVMLRRAPKRGKIIEGVTPAKGVELIQASLGGGERLLAALTMSSDNLPDGVVLAAFGNGNIFPGWIPSVKALVRSSVPVLLTSRCSAGRVVDRYCFEGSASRLFEMGVLNGGDLSPEKARLKLSVAIGAGLSGTELQEYIFCQR; encoded by the coding sequence TTGCCTAATCGGGGTAAAATAGCGTTGGTGATGGCCGGAGGAGAGATCGGAATGCGTTACTCCGAACGCAAAAACGGCCATACTCCAGAGGTCACGGCGGAGGAGATGCTGCAATGGCTGCCTCCGGAAATGGCCGAGGAAATCCATCTGGTAGATTGGAGTCACCAGGCCAGCAGCCATTATTCCATACGCATGACCTCCGACCTAATGGATATACTGAACAAGCTGGTGATAGACGGAATACAGGGAATCGTCATCACCTGCGGCACAGACACCATCGAGGAGATGGCATACCTGGCCGATCTTATGTGGGCCTATCCGCAACCGGTTATATTCACCGGCGCGACCTATCCATCGGACGTAATAGGGACGGACTCCTCCGTAAACCTATACCAAGCGCTCCTATCCGCCAGATCTCAGGCGTGCTGGGGTGCGGGGGTCTTGGTGTGTATACAAGACTGTATCTTCGCCGCTTCCGAGATAACTCAGGAAAGCAACTACAGGAGAAGTGGATTCGTCGCTTTGGACAGGGGACCGGTTGGAGAGATTATCGGCGAGGACGTGATGCTACGGAGAGCGCCGAAGAGAGGGAAGATAATCGAAGGCGTGACACCGGCGAAAGGAGTCGAGCTGATTCAGGCGTCTCTGGGAGGCGGGGAGCGTCTGTTGGCAGCCTTGACCATGTCTTCCGACAACCTCCCCGACGGGGTCGTTTTAGCCGCTTTCGGAAACGGAAATATATTCCCCGGCTGGATTCCCTCAGTCAAGGCACTGGTAAGATCATCGGTGCCGGTTCTGCTTACCTCGAGATGTTCGGCCGGTAGGGTCGTCGATAGATATTGTTTCGAGGGATCCGCCAGTCGACTCTTCGAAATGGGGGTATTAAACGGAGGAGATCTGTCTCCCGAAAAAGCTCGTCTGAAACTTTCTGTGGCCATAGGAGCAGGACTCTCCGGAACGGAGTTACAGGAATACATATTCTGTCAAAGATGA
- a CDS encoding YbaK/EbsC family protein, with protein MENEALKKVRSFLESKGYDGTIHHTDDTIFTVEDASRAVGAPPEEILKSLIFMVSGDPVLILMSGDNRVDPKRIASIMGTANSKVKMAQPDYVYSNFGYKVGGVPPVGYLPSLTALVDEELSRFDVVWAAAGTDHDFFPISPELLLEYTEGRMVSLKK; from the coding sequence ATGGAGAACGAAGCGTTGAAAAAGGTAAGATCCTTTCTCGAGTCCAAGGGCTACGACGGAACGATACATCATACCGACGATACCATATTTACGGTGGAGGACGCCTCCAGGGCAGTAGGAGCTCCTCCGGAGGAGATATTGAAGAGCCTAATCTTCATGGTAAGCGGCGATCCTGTTTTGATATTGATGTCCGGTGATAACAGGGTCGACCCCAAGAGGATCGCCTCGATCATGGGAACAGCCAACTCGAAGGTTAAGATGGCTCAGCCGGATTACGTTTATTCCAATTTCGGCTATAAGGTGGGAGGTGTCCCTCCCGTAGGGTATCTGCCGTCTCTTACTGCTCTGGTGGACGAGGAGCTTAGTAGGTTTGACGTAGTCTGGGCCGCTGCCGGTACTGATCACGACTTCTTTCCTATTTCGCCTGAGCTCCTGTTGGAGTATACGGAGGGGAGAATGGTGTCCTTGAAAAAATAG
- the rimM gene encoding ribosome maturation factor RimM (Essential for efficient processing of 16S rRNA): protein MKGDDLVEVGKIIAPHGVKGEFKVFPLTDFPDRFESMDELDLYDGNGRFIKTVPISSVRFRPDKGEVMITSPKIRDRDEAEALRGMLVKVSKDQRRDLPEGEYWIDDLIGLSVIDEGSGETIGTLCDVMVTGGSDVYTVKRPDGRDMMIPAVGVYVSSVDIASGVLKVKNIEGLRDL, encoded by the coding sequence GTGAAGGGCGACGACCTCGTTGAAGTAGGAAAAATAATAGCTCCTCACGGGGTCAAGGGTGAGTTTAAGGTTTTCCCTCTTACCGATTTTCCCGATCGTTTCGAATCCATGGATGAGTTGGATCTGTACGACGGCAACGGGCGGTTCATCAAGACCGTCCCTATATCCTCGGTTAGATTCAGACCGGATAAGGGCGAGGTTATGATTACCTCCCCGAAAATACGGGACAGAGACGAGGCGGAAGCTCTGAGAGGCATGTTGGTAAAGGTCTCCAAGGACCAACGCAGGGATCTGCCTGAAGGCGAGTACTGGATAGACGATCTCATCGGTCTATCCGTAATCGACGAAGGATCGGGCGAGACTATAGGTACTCTGTGCGATGTCATGGTTACCGGGGGATCGGACGTCTATACGGTTAAACGCCCGGATGGACGAGACATGATGATCCCCGCTGTAGGAGTGTACGTCTCTTCCGTGGATATCGCTTCTGGGGTCCTCAAGGTAAAGAACATTGAGGGTCTTAGAGATCTATGA
- a CDS encoding LysR family transcriptional regulator → MDFRELETFIAIVEKGSISAAAAALGVSQPAVSKRVARLEKEMGATLFAKGHKHSSLTSEGSVFYKSALRMLDCRKKTKLQIAEISEELYGSVTISASSIPGDYILPAFLVEFIERHPGVDVKVRVGDSQTALEDLSVHKADLAIVGTDRSLPGFSSVPFLNDELVLVVGRRHPLATKKSVGLGELASLKLAGRSSGSGTRQIWERAYRSVEAGSKDIPLQFGHALAVVNAVASGAEAGVVSRVAAETNPDVAVVAFDPPVRRPFYMVYGLCETKAVESLVSFLMEKAESREV, encoded by the coding sequence ATGGATTTTAGAGAATTGGAGACTTTTATAGCTATAGTGGAAAAGGGCAGCATCTCCGCTGCGGCTGCCGCCCTAGGCGTCTCCCAGCCTGCGGTGAGTAAGAGGGTTGCCAGGCTCGAAAAAGAGATGGGAGCGACGCTGTTTGCCAAGGGGCACAAACATTCGAGTCTGACTTCTGAGGGGTCGGTTTTCTACAAGTCCGCTCTGAGGATGCTGGACTGTCGAAAAAAGACGAAGCTTCAGATAGCCGAGATCTCCGAGGAGCTTTACGGCTCGGTCACGATAAGCGCCAGCTCGATCCCCGGAGATTACATCCTCCCCGCTTTTCTCGTAGAGTTTATCGAACGCCATCCGGGGGTGGACGTAAAGGTCCGAGTCGGAGATTCCCAGACTGCGCTAGAAGATCTGTCTGTTCATAAGGCCGATCTGGCCATCGTCGGCACCGACCGTTCTTTGCCTGGATTCTCCAGCGTTCCTTTTCTGAACGACGAACTTGTGCTGGTGGTGGGCAGAAGACATCCTCTTGCTACGAAAAAGAGCGTCGGACTGGGGGAGCTTGCCTCGTTGAAGTTGGCCGGCAGGAGTTCGGGATCGGGAACCAGACAGATATGGGAGAGGGCTTACAGATCCGTAGAGGCTGGGTCGAAGGATATTCCTCTGCAATTCGGTCACGCTTTGGCCGTGGTCAATGCAGTAGCCAGCGGCGCCGAGGCAGGCGTGGTGTCCCGGGTGGCGGCGGAAACCAACCCAGATGTGGCTGTAGTCGCGTTCGATCCTCCGGTCAGGAGGCCTTTCTACATGGTTTACGGTCTATGCGAGACCAAGGCGGTGGAGTCTTTGGTGTCCTTCCTGATGGAAAAAGCGGAGAGCAGAGAGGTCTGA
- a CDS encoding helix-turn-helix domain-containing protein, translated as MRRKPRRERPTIRSTGLRIKLLRESLGMTQLELAERADISRTYVQALEGNRKTPSIKLLGKLGNILKVDPGSLIPSGGDSGGERIYLEEIFDRNSCAEYWYKNRRITEKEVEKIEKLISALLD; from the coding sequence TTGCGGAGGAAACCCAGAAGGGAGAGACCAACAATTAGAAGCACCGGCCTCAGGATAAAACTGCTCAGGGAAAGTCTCGGGATGACCCAGTTAGAGCTGGCTGAAAGAGCAGATATAAGCAGAACCTACGTTCAAGCTCTCGAGGGCAACAGAAAGACACCCTCGATAAAATTGCTCGGGAAGCTAGGCAACATACTGAAGGTGGACCCGGGGTCGCTGATCCCCTCAGGGGGTGACTCGGGAGGGGAGAGAATCTACCTGGAGGAGATCTTTGACCGTAACTCGTGTGCAGAATACTGGTATAAAAATAGACGTATTACCGAAAAAGAGGTTGAAAAGATAGAGAAACTGATATCGGCACTGTTGGATTGA
- a CDS encoding PPC domain-containing DNA-binding protein — protein MQYCGTEELLALHIEDGENLHGCIVTACRGSNVDSAVVISGLGMVSSVTFGWFTGKEYLKKNYDGTMELISLSGDISFRRDGMYPHLHGVFSSPDHQVIGGHIMEAIAMRNIELFLKPIYSQHFNRRDINAFEALIPERRS, from the coding sequence ATGCAGTACTGTGGAACGGAGGAACTCCTGGCGCTTCACATAGAGGACGGGGAAAACCTTCACGGTTGCATCGTCACGGCCTGCCGGGGAAGCAACGTAGACTCCGCCGTAGTAATTTCCGGACTAGGAATGGTCTCATCCGTAACCTTCGGATGGTTTACCGGAAAAGAATATCTCAAGAAAAATTACGACGGAACGATGGAGCTAATCTCTCTCTCGGGAGACATAAGCTTCAGGAGAGACGGGATGTATCCCCATCTCCACGGAGTCTTCAGCTCCCCGGACCATCAGGTGATAGGCGGTCACATCATGGAGGCAATCGCCATGAGAAACATCGAGCTGTTTCTGAAACCGATATACTCCCAGCACTTCAACAGAAGGGACATAAACGCTTTCGAGGCACTTATCCCGGAAAGAAGAAGCTGA
- the rpsP gene encoding 30S ribosomal protein S16 has translation MAVRIRLARHGRKKAPFYRLVVADSRSPRDGRFIEQLGTYNPMTEPSEITIDGDKAVKWLQQGAIPSDTARGLLKKTGVWEKFVESKGKAE, from the coding sequence ATGGCAGTACGTATTCGTCTCGCCCGTCACGGGCGTAAAAAGGCTCCTTTCTATCGTTTGGTGGTAGCGGACTCCAGAAGTCCCAGAGACGGTCGTTTCATCGAGCAGCTTGGTACCTACAATCCTATGACCGAACCATCGGAGATAACCATCGACGGCGACAAGGCGGTCAAATGGCTTCAGCAGGGAGCTATCCCTTCCGATACGGCCAGAGGACTTCTCAAGAAGACTGGAGTTTGGGAGAAGTTCGTCGAGAGCAAAGGCAAGGCGGAGTAG
- the ffh gene encoding signal recognition particle protein — MFDALKERLDGVFGKLKGKGKLTEGDVQEALREVRRALLEADVNYKVVKGLVDNIRRRAMERSVLDSITPGQQVVAVVYEELMDLMGSEPKPLTISPKPPTLMMMVGLQGGGKTTSTVKLAKRLSKGHKPLVVACDLRRPAAVDQLRVLAESAGVGFYGPEKGESDVLNVIDGALCYARDRLMDVILFDTAGRLTVDDEMMAELDAMKARIAPHEILLVVDAMTGQEAVSVSEAFHSRMDLSGVVLSKVDGDARGGAALAVLATTGVPIKFAGVGEGIDALEVFDAKRMAERIMGMGDVVGLVEKIEQATSEEDVKRLSSSLKKNKLDFDDLLAQFEQIEKMGPLDKVMEMIPGADKIKELKDGEMDPRRIARMKAIIQSMTPEERRSPAVIKGSRRRRIAQGSGTTVQMVNQLLKQQSQMNDLWKKMGKGKGRKKFQMPKLKGFGGLFN; from the coding sequence GTGTTCGACGCCCTGAAGGAAAGGCTTGACGGCGTTTTTGGTAAACTCAAGGGAAAAGGTAAGCTGACCGAGGGAGACGTACAGGAAGCCCTTCGGGAAGTCCGTAGAGCTCTCTTGGAGGCGGACGTCAACTACAAGGTCGTCAAGGGACTGGTCGATAACATCCGTCGAAGGGCTATGGAGAGGTCCGTCCTGGATTCCATTACCCCGGGACAGCAGGTAGTGGCGGTTGTCTACGAGGAACTGATGGATCTCATGGGCTCCGAGCCCAAACCTTTGACCATATCGCCTAAACCTCCGACCTTGATGATGATGGTAGGACTTCAGGGTGGAGGTAAGACCACCAGCACCGTGAAGTTAGCCAAACGACTGAGTAAGGGACATAAACCACTTGTCGTGGCATGTGACCTTCGGCGACCCGCTGCGGTCGATCAGCTCAGGGTCCTAGCCGAGTCCGCCGGAGTAGGATTTTACGGTCCGGAAAAAGGGGAGTCGGACGTCCTCAACGTGATAGACGGAGCGTTGTGTTATGCCAGAGATAGATTGATGGACGTTATTCTCTTCGATACCGCCGGTCGTTTGACGGTGGACGATGAGATGATGGCAGAGCTGGACGCTATGAAGGCCAGGATAGCCCCTCACGAGATTCTTCTGGTCGTGGATGCCATGACCGGGCAGGAGGCCGTATCGGTATCGGAGGCTTTCCACAGTAGGATGGACCTTAGCGGAGTAGTTCTCAGCAAGGTCGACGGCGACGCAAGAGGAGGAGCGGCTTTGGCCGTTCTTGCTACTACCGGAGTGCCCATCAAGTTCGCCGGTGTCGGAGAGGGAATAGACGCCCTGGAGGTCTTCGACGCTAAACGTATGGCGGAACGCATAATGGGTATGGGAGACGTCGTAGGATTGGTGGAGAAGATAGAGCAGGCCACCAGCGAGGAGGACGTCAAGAGACTTTCCTCGTCTCTAAAGAAGAACAAACTGGACTTCGACGATCTTCTGGCTCAATTCGAGCAGATCGAGAAGATGGGCCCTCTGGATAAGGTTATGGAGATGATCCCGGGAGCCGACAAGATAAAGGAACTGAAGGACGGGGAGATGGACCCCCGTAGAATCGCCAGGATGAAGGCCATAATCCAGTCCATGACGCCGGAGGAACGTAGAAGTCCTGCGGTGATCAAGGGAAGCCGAAGGCGAAGAATAGCCCAGGGATCGGGAACTACCGTTCAGATGGTGAACCAACTCTTGAAGCAACAGAGTCAGATGAACGATCTTTGGAAGAAAATGGGCAAGGGGAAGGGACGAAAGAAGTTTCAGATGCCGAAGCTCAAGGGGTTCGGCGGTCTCTTCAATTAA
- a CDS encoding sigma factor-like helix-turn-helix DNA-binding protein: MGADKLDRRFYIAGLYDLYGPVLTEKQRRIYEMHDLQDLSLSEISDELGISRQGISDQLQRARDRLEELENILGFFERSAAWDRVYADVLSLIDLEKDRLPSDFISEIRAILSEVD; encoded by the coding sequence GTGGGTGCCGATAAGCTTGACAGAAGATTCTATATAGCAGGTCTTTACGATCTTTACGGCCCGGTTCTCACCGAGAAGCAGAGGCGGATATACGAGATGCACGATCTTCAGGATCTGTCTCTCTCGGAGATCTCCGACGAGCTGGGGATAAGTCGTCAGGGTATATCGGATCAGCTACAGAGGGCTAGAGACCGTCTGGAAGAACTGGAGAATATCTTGGGATTTTTCGAAAGATCGGCGGCTTGGGATAGAGTCTACGCCGATGTGCTGAGTTTGATCGATTTGGAAAAGGACCGTCTGCCCTCGGATTTCATCTCTGAGATTCGGGCGATCCTCTCCGAAGTTGATTAG
- a CDS encoding sulfite exporter TauE/SafE family protein: MSSYLGIVAVFVVGIAAGFLNVTAGGGSLLSLPMLVFTGLPLPVANATNRISIFFQNTVATTKFYRSGALSVREALSLTVPATLGSVVGTSLAIELNPKVLQISISILISVMAFFLLFKPSMWEKERRRDVPRPVLFLIFFGIGVYGGFVQAGVGFIFLWALSGVVGHDLLRSNALKVAVILSYTSISVAMFAAKGLLDLKVGLVLACGSMLGGYLGARFAVSKGSCWIRWMVVGAVIVSAFKMMFQALSA, translated from the coding sequence ATGTCTTCTTATCTCGGTATTGTAGCGGTGTTCGTTGTGGGAATAGCGGCGGGGTTTTTGAACGTTACGGCGGGAGGAGGGAGCCTGTTGAGCTTGCCTATGTTGGTTTTTACGGGACTTCCTCTTCCTGTCGCCAACGCCACTAACCGTATCTCCATATTTTTTCAGAACACTGTGGCCACCACGAAGTTTTACCGGTCGGGTGCTCTTTCCGTCCGGGAGGCGTTGTCTTTAACCGTCCCTGCCACGTTAGGATCTGTGGTCGGCACATCTTTGGCTATAGAGCTGAATCCTAAAGTCCTTCAGATTTCCATATCGATTTTAATATCCGTTATGGCTTTTTTTCTTCTGTTCAAGCCGTCCATGTGGGAGAAGGAGAGGCGTAGGGATGTTCCCAGGCCTGTTTTGTTTCTCATCTTCTTTGGAATAGGGGTTTACGGTGGGTTCGTTCAGGCAGGAGTGGGGTTCATCTTCCTTTGGGCCCTTTCCGGGGTTGTCGGTCACGATCTCCTTCGGTCAAACGCCCTCAAGGTCGCGGTTATCCTGTCCTATACGTCCATCAGCGTTGCTATGTTCGCAGCGAAGGGATTGCTGGATCTTAAGGTCGGTCTGGTGCTTGCCTGTGGTTCCATGCTCGGCGGTTATTTAGGGGCTCGTTTTGCCGTGTCCAAGGGTAGTTGTTGGATTCGATGGATGGTTGTTGGTGCGGTTATCGTAAGTGCTTTCAAGATGATGTTTCAGGCTCTTTCCGCTTGA
- a CDS encoding TenA family protein — protein MVELSTVLFDENMDVALACLDHPFIRGLKTGSLKLETFQGYLSQDSFYLKAYAKAFAFGISKSQDDETMEVFVSLLNGVFEELKLHGAYSKKWGFPLNCYPSKATSNYVDFLLRVAATEGIGDIAAATLPCDALYLFLGTELKRGDHSRSRYMEWIDTYSSESFRILTNTLAELVNRHGTNHERARCHYRRAMQLEYDFFDEAYHSYIAEETQKGETNN, from the coding sequence ATGGTCGAATTATCAACGGTCCTTTTTGACGAAAACATGGACGTAGCTCTAGCCTGTCTGGATCATCCTTTCATACGAGGACTCAAAACGGGATCTCTGAAGTTGGAGACCTTCCAAGGTTACCTCTCCCAAGACTCCTTCTATCTCAAAGCATACGCAAAGGCGTTCGCCTTCGGGATATCCAAAAGCCAAGACGATGAGACCATGGAGGTATTCGTCTCCCTCCTCAACGGTGTCTTCGAGGAATTGAAGCTCCATGGAGCCTACTCGAAAAAATGGGGATTTCCCCTAAACTGCTATCCTTCCAAGGCTACGTCCAACTACGTCGATTTCCTGCTGAGGGTAGCGGCCACGGAAGGGATCGGAGACATAGCAGCGGCTACACTTCCCTGTGATGCGTTGTACCTTTTTTTAGGAACCGAGCTGAAGCGAGGGGACCATTCCAGATCACGCTATATGGAATGGATCGACACCTACTCCTCCGAATCGTTCAGAATCCTGACGAACACCCTGGCGGAACTGGTAAACCGTCACGGAACAAATCATGAGAGAGCTCGGTGTCATTACAGAAGAGCCATGCAGCTGGAATATGACTTCTTCGACGAGGCGTATCACTCCTACATTGCGGAGGAAACCCAGAAGGGAGAGACCAACAATTAG